The window TCTTCCATTACCGAAAATCAGATCCGCAGCTTGCAAACCTTCGCCTTAAAGAATTGATGGGACATCTGTTAAATTTTACCTCAAACCTGGATCTCCAGGTTCAGCATGGCGAAAAAGTTTTGGAAGTACGGAATGCCGGTATTGACAAAGGGCTGGCCGCCATGCACTGGCTGTCTGCAAGCAAGGCCGATTCTATTTTAGCAATCGGTGATGATATTACAGATGAAGATCTTTTCCGGGTAATGCCACCGACAGCTTTTACTATTAAGGTGGGCATCGCCCCTTCTTATGCTAAATATAATCTTGCAAATCAGCCGGAAGTTCTTCATTTATTAAATGAATTACTACGGAAAGCTTTTCCTGTTAAAAAACTACAAAATCACCAGTGAATCTGCTGATCTTGCAGATTCACTTATGGTTCAATTTTCCTTATCGTTTTGTATTCTAAAAAGTTAATCCCCGCCATATTCTTTTCTGCTGCATTACTTATTGGTATCATATCATACAAAACATATGGAATACCCTATGATGAGCCCGTTCAGCGGGATCTGGGTCTGGCAACATGGGCTTATATACAGGGTGAAAATGATTCGCTGTTACACCTCATAAATAAATTCCACGATGCTGCTTACGAAGTTTTTTTAACAGTTCCTGAAAAAATATTTCACCTGCAAACAGGGGCTGCTATTTACCATTCGCGGCACTTCATAAATTACCTTATTTTCTGGATTGGCTCTATCTTTTTTTTCCTGCTGGCAAAAAAAATATTTATCAATCACTGGCTTAGCTTATTGCCTGTGGGCATGCTCTATTTAACGCCAAGGATCTTCGCACATGCTTTTTATAATTCAAAAGATATTCCGCTGATGGTCTTTTTTATTATCAGCATCTATTGTATGGTAATATTTTTGGATCATCCCTCTTTTAAAAATGTTTTTCTGTTTGCGCTTGCTTCCGGATTTTTATTGGGTCTAAGAGTAGTTGGAATCATTGTGCCTGCATTTGCTGTAATTTTTTTTTTATGGAATTTAATCTTTAGGAATAATGAATTGCGGAATTTAAAATACCTGCTTTGGTATTTTTTGTTATTCGTAATTTTTTCCTATGCCTTTTATCCGGTGCTATGGAAAGAACCGATTACAAATGCAATGGATGCTTTTACAATAATGAGCCATTATCCTTTTGACACCCGCATGCTTTTTATGGGTAAGATGATTTCTCCTCTGGAAGTGCCATGGTATTATATTCCGGTGTGGATGGGAATTACTATTCCATTGTTTTGGCAGGTGGTTTTTATAGCAGGAATTAGTTTAATAGTTTTTAATGGTATTAAGTCGGTCGCATTTCTAAACCATCATTGGAAAATTATTCTTTTAGTTGCCTGGCTTTTCATCCCCTGGCTGATGGTGGTTTTATTGCATTCCACCATTTATGATGAGTGGCGTCATCTCTTTTTCATTTACCCGGCGTTTTTACTTATCGCTGTTTTCGGCATTCGCGAAATATGGATGTTTCCATCTGGTAAACATCCTTTGATCTTTCTAAGTATTAAAGTTTCTTTCTTTTTTCTCTTGATTTGGCAAATCATGGATGTGGCTTCTTTCATGATTAGAAATCATCCGCATGAATATGTATACTTCAACGCACTTGCAGGAAATAATGTTGGAACAAATTACGAGCTTGATTACTGGGGACTTTCTTACCGTGAAGCATTAGAGTATTTAGTACAGCACGATAAAAGCCGCGAAATAAAAGCATGCTGGCAAAATGCTCCCGGATATTATAACTTAAGCTGGCTGTCACCCGCAGAGCGAAGCCGTATTCAT of the Chitinophagales bacterium genome contains:
- a CDS encoding glycosyltransferase family 39 protein; the encoded protein is MYSKKLIPAIFFSAALLIGIISYKTYGIPYDEPVQRDLGLATWAYIQGENDSLLHLINKFHDAAYEVFLTVPEKIFHLQTGAAIYHSRHFINYLIFWIGSIFFFLLAKKIFINHWLSLLPVGMLYLTPRIFAHAFYNSKDIPLMVFFIISIYCMVIFLDHPSFKNVFLFALASGFLLGLRVVGIIVPAFAVIFFLWNLIFRNNELRNLKYLLWYFLLFVIFSYAFYPVLWKEPITNAMDAFTIMSHYPFDTRMLFMGKMISPLEVPWYYIPVWMGITIPLFWQVVFIAGISLIVFNGIKSVAFLNHHWKIILLVAWLFIPWLMVVLLHSTIYDEWRHLFFIYPAFLLIAVFGIREIWMFPSGKHPLIFLSIKVSFFFLLIWQIMDVASFMIRNHPHEYVYFNALAGNNVGTNYELDYWGLSYREALEYLVQHDKSREIKACWQNAPGYYNLSWLSPAERSRIHELPYDSCKYFLTNYRLHPDQYAHPGWYTVKVNNLNILTVEKLH